One stretch of Amycolatopsis sp. 195334CR DNA includes these proteins:
- the gap gene encoding type I glyceraldehyde-3-phosphate dehydrogenase: protein MTVRVGVNGFGRIGRNFFRAVQAGGHDIEVVAFNDLGDVATMAQLLKYDSILGRYPEEISVSDEGIVVGGKTIKALAERDPANLPWGDLGVDVVVESTGFFTNADAAKAHVAGGAKKVIISAPAKGEDLTVVLGVNDHLYDGSQTIISNASCTTNCLAPLAKVLHDAFGIEQGLMTTIHAYTQDQNLQDGPHKDARRARAAAVNVVPTSTGAAKAIGLVLPELNGKLDGYSLRVPVPTGSITDLTVDLAKTATLDEINAAYKAAADGPLNGILRYSEDPIVSSDIVNDPASCIYDAPITKVIGNQVKVYGWYDNEWGYSSRLVDLVKLVGGKLS, encoded by the coding sequence GTGACGGTTCGCGTAGGTGTCAACGGCTTCGGCCGGATCGGCCGCAACTTCTTCCGGGCCGTGCAGGCCGGCGGCCACGACATCGAGGTGGTCGCGTTCAACGACCTCGGCGATGTCGCCACCATGGCCCAGCTGCTGAAGTACGACAGCATCCTCGGGCGGTACCCGGAGGAGATCAGCGTCAGCGACGAGGGCATCGTCGTCGGCGGCAAGACCATCAAGGCGCTCGCCGAGCGCGACCCGGCCAACCTGCCGTGGGGCGACCTCGGCGTGGACGTGGTCGTCGAGTCCACCGGCTTCTTCACCAACGCCGACGCGGCCAAGGCGCACGTCGCCGGTGGCGCGAAGAAGGTCATCATCTCGGCCCCGGCCAAGGGCGAGGACCTGACCGTGGTGCTCGGCGTGAACGACCACCTCTACGACGGCTCGCAGACGATCATCTCCAACGCCTCCTGCACCACCAACTGCCTGGCGCCGCTGGCCAAGGTGCTGCACGACGCCTTCGGCATCGAGCAGGGCCTGATGACCACCATCCACGCCTACACCCAGGACCAGAACCTGCAGGACGGCCCGCACAAGGACGCCCGCCGCGCCCGTGCCGCCGCGGTGAACGTGGTGCCGACCTCGACCGGCGCGGCCAAGGCCATCGGCCTGGTGCTGCCCGAGCTGAACGGCAAGCTGGACGGCTACTCGCTGCGCGTGCCCGTGCCCACCGGCTCGATCACCGACCTCACCGTGGACCTGGCCAAGACGGCCACCCTCGACGAGATCAACGCCGCCTACAAGGCCGCCGCGGACGGCCCGCTGAACGGCATCCTGCGCTACAGCGAGGACCCGATCGTCTCCAGCGACATCGTCAACGACCCGGCCTCCTGCATCTACGACGCGCCGATCACCAAGGTCATCGGCAACCAGGTCAAGGTGTACGGCTGGTACGACAACGAGTGGGGCTACTCCAGCCGCCTGGTGGACCTGGTCAAGCTCGTCGGCGGCAAGCTCTCCTGA
- a CDS encoding winged helix DNA-binding domain-containing protein, producing the protein MGMTTAQRRARLANRHRLANPATTPEEAAEAVVALHATDPATVHLSVVARATAPETERALYDDRTLVRLLGMRRTMFVVPREVAPVVQAACSDEIARKQHVLLVKHLTENGHPEGVPRAAEWLAAVEEETVEALLKRGTALGQELADDVPGLRQQLRMAPGKPYEAIGNVTSRVLFLLAAEGRIVRGRPRGTWLSTQYRWSPMADWLPGGLPAIDADRARVELARRWLHAYGPAPLADLRWWTGWTAAQAKKALTALDPVEVDLEGGGTGLVLPGDLEPEPEPEPWIALLPALDPTPMGWAARDWFLGPHRDALFDRNGNAGPSIWCDGRVVGGWGQRPDGEVAFRCLDDVGAEATARIGEAAARLGEWLGSTRVVPRFRTPLERALSGSS; encoded by the coding sequence ATGGGGATGACCACCGCGCAGCGCCGGGCCCGCTTGGCCAACCGGCATCGGCTCGCCAACCCGGCCACCACTCCCGAGGAGGCGGCCGAGGCGGTGGTAGCCCTGCACGCCACCGATCCGGCCACCGTGCACCTCTCCGTGGTCGCCCGTGCCACCGCACCGGAGACCGAGCGCGCGCTCTACGACGACCGCACGCTCGTCCGCCTGCTCGGCATGCGCCGCACGATGTTCGTCGTGCCGAGGGAGGTCGCGCCCGTTGTACAAGCGGCGTGCTCCGACGAGATCGCCAGGAAGCAGCATGTCCTCCTGGTTAAACACCTCACCGAGAACGGCCACCCCGAGGGCGTGCCCCGGGCCGCCGAGTGGCTGGCCGCGGTCGAGGAGGAGACCGTCGAAGCGCTGCTGAAACGCGGCACGGCGCTCGGCCAGGAACTCGCCGACGACGTCCCGGGCCTGCGCCAGCAGCTGCGCATGGCGCCGGGCAAGCCGTACGAGGCGATCGGCAACGTCACCAGCCGCGTCCTGTTCCTGCTCGCCGCCGAGGGGCGGATCGTGCGCGGCCGCCCGCGCGGCACGTGGTTGTCCACGCAGTACCGCTGGTCCCCGATGGCGGACTGGCTGCCCGGCGGCCTGCCCGCTATCGACGCCGACCGGGCCCGTGTCGAACTGGCGCGACGCTGGCTGCACGCCTACGGCCCGGCGCCGCTCGCGGACCTGCGCTGGTGGACCGGCTGGACCGCCGCGCAGGCGAAGAAGGCGCTGACCGCGCTCGACCCGGTCGAGGTGGACCTCGAAGGCGGCGGCACCGGGCTGGTCCTGCCCGGCGACCTCGAACCCGAACCGGAGCCCGAACCGTGGATCGCGCTGCTGCCCGCGCTCGACCCGACGCCGATGGGCTGGGCCGCCCGCGACTGGTTCCTCGGTCCGCACCGCGACGCGCTGTTCGACCGCAACGGCAACGCGGGCCCGTCGATCTGGTGCGACGGGCGCGTCGTCGGTGGCTGGGGCCAGCGCCCGGATGGTGAGGTCGCGTTCCGCTGTCTGGATGACGTCGGCGCCGAAGCCACCGCCCGGATCGGTGAGGCGGCGGCACGACTGGGGGAGTGGCTCGGCTCCACGCGCGTCGTGCCGCGCTTCCGGACCCCGCTGGAACGCGCGCTGAGCGGATCATCTTGA
- a CDS encoding LysE family translocator gives MVSASHFAAFAALTFLMVIVPGPSVLFTISRALTAGRRDALLTVLGNATGVYLQVIGVAFGLGALVESSAAVFTAIKFAGAAYLVYLGVQAFRHRKSLAEAFDGAVPATRAPVWRLLRDGLVVGFANPKSIVFLAAVLPQFVDAGAGSAQAQMLVLGILLPVTALLCDSAWAFVAGTARSWFAGSPRRLAMIGGTGGLVMIGLGTSLAVTGRKD, from the coding sequence ATGGTTTCCGCCAGCCACTTCGCCGCCTTCGCGGCGCTCACCTTCCTGATGGTCATCGTGCCGGGTCCCAGCGTGCTGTTCACCATCAGCCGCGCGCTCACGGCCGGGCGCCGCGACGCGCTGCTCACCGTCCTCGGCAACGCCACCGGGGTGTACCTGCAGGTCATCGGCGTGGCGTTCGGGCTGGGCGCGCTCGTGGAGAGCTCGGCGGCGGTGTTCACCGCGATCAAGTTCGCCGGTGCCGCCTACCTGGTCTACCTGGGCGTGCAGGCCTTCCGGCACCGCAAGTCGCTGGCCGAGGCCTTCGACGGCGCGGTGCCCGCCACCCGCGCGCCGGTGTGGCGCCTGCTCCGCGACGGCCTGGTGGTCGGCTTCGCGAACCCGAAGTCGATCGTGTTCCTCGCCGCCGTGCTGCCGCAGTTCGTCGACGCCGGCGCGGGCTCGGCGCAGGCCCAGATGCTCGTCCTGGGCATCCTCCTGCCGGTGACCGCGCTGCTGTGCGACTCGGCGTGGGCCTTCGTCGCCGGGACCGCGCGCTCCTGGTTCGCCGGTTCACCGCGGCGCCTCGCCATGATCGGCGGCACCGGCGGGCTGGTGATGATCGGTCTCGGCACCAGCCTCGCCGTCACCGGCCGCAAGGACTGA
- a CDS encoding N-acetyltransferase, whose translation MTGLAEIRRARASEAGELAGLIATAFEPLDVSRWLVPDPAPRRATLAANFRILVEHVLAHGHVDRIGDRAAAVWLPQEEGVELPPPPDYDARLLAACGPYTDRFSALDDAFEAHHPHEPHHHLAFLAVHPDAQGRGLGTALLRHHHARLDAAGTPAYLEASSLRAAALYEREGYARRAPFYLPDGPPFHPMWREPA comes from the coding sequence GTGACCGGCCTCGCCGAAATCCGCCGCGCCCGCGCGTCCGAGGCGGGTGAGCTCGCGGGCCTGATCGCCACCGCGTTCGAGCCGTTGGACGTGTCGCGCTGGCTGGTCCCCGACCCGGCCCCGCGCCGGGCGACGCTGGCCGCGAACTTCCGCATCCTGGTCGAGCACGTGCTCGCGCACGGCCACGTCGACCGGATCGGCGACCGCGCCGCCGCGGTGTGGCTGCCGCAGGAGGAGGGCGTGGAGCTGCCACCGCCGCCGGACTACGACGCGCGGCTGCTGGCGGCGTGCGGGCCGTACACCGACCGGTTCAGCGCGTTGGACGACGCCTTCGAGGCCCACCACCCGCACGAGCCGCACCACCACCTGGCGTTCCTGGCGGTGCACCCGGACGCGCAGGGGCGGGGCCTCGGCACCGCGTTGCTGCGGCACCACCACGCGCGGCTGGACGCCGCGGGGACCCCGGCCTACCTGGAGGCGAGCAGCCTGCGGGCGGCCGCGTTGTACGAGCGGGAGGGTTACGCGCGCCGGGCCCCGTTCTATCTGCCGGACGGCCCGCCGTTCCACCCGATGTGGCGCGAGCCCGCCTGA
- a CDS encoding APC family permease, with the protein MNDRPARPSPVSQALASDRLGASAVVFFVISAATPLTVVAGVVTTGYATTGLIGIPVAFVFVAVVLALFSVGYVAMARHVAIAGAFYGFVSRGLGKPFGVGASWIALLSYNLLQVGLYGAAGAAAAPLVSEWFGVELAWWVFALVSWLVVAVLGLQHVDINGKVLAVLLLAEVAVIMVYSVSNLANPAGGEVTFDTLAPAELFGPGAGAILALAVLGFTGFESSVVFSEEVRNPRRTIAVATYVSLAAIGGLYAFASWAMSVATGPENIVGESRSQSSELLFTLANSQLGNGLATAGRVLFVTSILAAMISFHNTIARYMFALGRERVLPAVLGRTSPRTGSPVAGSVIQSAVGLVVIGLFALADWDPLVHLFYWGGTSGGLGILVLIVATSFAVGLFFARQPSGENLWRRLIAPALASIAVLVVLVLVLANFGTLLGTPPESPLPWLVPTIYGLAGLAGVLWALVLRIRRPLVYAAIGLGAKSPASLTGSASGEEYRGTRL; encoded by the coding sequence ATGAACGATCGACCAGCCAGACCCAGTCCCGTTTCCCAGGCACTGGCCTCGGACCGGCTCGGCGCTTCGGCCGTGGTGTTCTTCGTGATCAGCGCCGCCACCCCGCTGACCGTGGTGGCCGGCGTGGTCACCACCGGCTACGCCACCACCGGCCTGATCGGCATCCCGGTGGCGTTCGTCTTCGTCGCGGTGGTGCTGGCGCTGTTCTCGGTCGGCTACGTGGCGATGGCGCGGCACGTGGCGATCGCCGGCGCGTTCTACGGGTTCGTCAGCCGCGGGCTGGGCAAGCCGTTCGGCGTGGGGGCGTCCTGGATCGCGCTGCTGTCCTACAACCTGCTGCAGGTCGGGCTGTACGGCGCGGCGGGCGCGGCGGCGGCGCCGCTGGTCTCCGAGTGGTTCGGCGTGGAGCTGGCGTGGTGGGTGTTCGCGCTGGTGTCCTGGCTGGTGGTGGCCGTGCTCGGGCTGCAGCACGTGGACATCAACGGCAAGGTGCTGGCCGTGCTGCTGCTCGCCGAGGTGGCGGTGATCATGGTCTACAGCGTGTCCAACCTGGCGAACCCGGCCGGCGGTGAGGTCACCTTCGACACGCTGGCCCCGGCCGAGCTGTTCGGCCCCGGCGCGGGGGCGATCCTGGCGCTGGCCGTGCTCGGTTTCACCGGGTTCGAATCCTCGGTGGTGTTCAGCGAGGAGGTCCGCAACCCGCGGCGCACGATCGCCGTGGCGACCTACGTCTCGCTGGCCGCGATCGGCGGGCTCTACGCGTTCGCCTCGTGGGCGATGAGCGTGGCGACCGGGCCGGAGAACATCGTCGGGGAGTCGCGGTCGCAGAGCTCGGAACTGCTGTTCACGCTGGCGAACTCCCAGCTCGGGAACGGGCTGGCCACCGCGGGCCGGGTGCTGTTCGTGACCAGCATCCTGGCCGCGATGATCTCCTTCCACAACACCATCGCCCGGTACATGTTCGCGCTCGGCCGGGAGCGCGTGCTGCCCGCGGTGCTGGGGCGCACCTCGCCGCGCACCGGTTCGCCGGTGGCCGGTTCGGTCATCCAGAGCGCGGTCGGGCTGGTGGTGATCGGGCTGTTCGCGCTGGCGGACTGGGATCCGCTGGTGCACCTGTTCTACTGGGGCGGCACCTCCGGCGGGCTCGGCATCCTGGTGCTGATCGTGGCCACCTCGTTCGCCGTGGGCCTGTTCTTCGCGCGGCAGCCGTCGGGGGAGAACCTGTGGCGGCGGCTGATCGCGCCCGCGCTGGCCTCGATCGCCGTGCTGGTGGTGCTCGTGCTGGTGCTGGCCAACTTCGGCACGCTGCTGGGCACGCCGCCGGAGTCGCCGCTGCCGTGGCTGGTGCCGACGATCTACGGCCTGGCCGGGCTCGCGGGCGTGCTGTGGGCGCTGGTGCTGCGCATCCGGCGGCCGCTGGTGTACGCCGCGATCGGGCTGGGTGCGAAGAGCCCGGCCTCGCTGACCGGCTCGGCTTCCGGCGAGGAGTACCGGGGGACCCGCCTGTGA
- a CDS encoding GPP34 family phosphoprotein yields MTAPLADDLFFLAHDDRTGKRRLNERAAGFGLAGAVLAELLLAGRITVEHGRVRVLDPRLPRCEVLGPALRDMVAEPETRVVRDWLRYLGRDAYESVARRLLGSGQLRVLKSRFPWRPDTYEPVDINAAAWPAARLAGPVARLDPVEPGDIVLAGLVIATGLDRYVFYTASPEARQYLERLIIELPAPLRVLVLETETAVGDAVLHHRM; encoded by the coding sequence GTGACCGCTCCGCTCGCCGATGATCTGTTTTTCCTCGCGCACGACGATCGCACCGGGAAACGGCGGCTGAACGAGCGCGCCGCCGGGTTCGGGCTCGCCGGCGCGGTGCTGGCGGAACTGCTGCTGGCCGGGCGGATCACCGTCGAGCACGGGCGCGTGCGCGTGCTCGACCCGCGCCTGCCGCGCTGCGAGGTGCTCGGCCCGGCGCTGCGGGACATGGTCGCCGAACCGGAGACCCGGGTGGTCCGGGACTGGCTGCGCTACCTCGGCCGCGACGCCTACGAATCGGTCGCGCGGCGGCTGCTCGGCAGCGGCCAGCTGCGCGTGCTCAAGTCGCGGTTCCCGTGGCGGCCGGACACCTACGAGCCGGTCGACATCAACGCCGCTGCCTGGCCCGCCGCCCGCCTGGCCGGGCCGGTCGCGCGGCTCGACCCGGTCGAACCCGGCGACATCGTGCTGGCCGGGCTGGTCATCGCCACCGGGCTGGACCGCTACGTCTTCTACACCGCTTCGCCGGAGGCCCGGCAGTACCTGGAGCGGCTGATCATCGAGCTGCCCGCGCCGCTGCGGGTGCTCGTGCTGGAAACCGAGACGGCCGTCGGCGACGCCGTGCTCCACCACCGCATGTAG